AGATCTACGTCGCCGGAACCGCCTCGGCGTACAAGGACATCCAGGACGGCGCCAAATACGACCTGCTCATCGCCGCACTGGCCGCGATCAGCCTCATCCTGCTCATCATGATGTTCATCACCCGCAGCCTGGTTGCCGCGATGGTCATCGTCGGGACGGTGGTGCTGTCGTTGGGTGCGTCGTTCGGCCTGTCGGTCCTGGTGTGGCAGTACATCTTCGGCATCCAGTTGTATTGGATCGTGCTGGCGCTGGCCATCATCCTGCTGCTGGCGGTGGGCGCCGACTACAACCTGCTGTTGATATCCCGGTTCCAGGAAGAGATCGGGGCCGGGCTCAAGACCGGCGTCATCCGCGCCATGGCCGGTACCGGCCGGGTGGTGACCGCGGCCGGCCTGGTGTTCGCCGCCACCATGTCCTCGTTCATCTTCAGCGACCTCATCGTCCTCGGACAGATCGGCACGACGATCGGACTCGGCCTGCTCTTCGACACCCTGATCGTGCGGTCGTTCATGACACCGTCCATCGCGGCCCTGCTCGGCCGGTGGTTCTGGTGGCCACAGATCGTGCGGCCACGCCCGGCCAGTCGGATGCTGCGCCCGTACGGATCTCGGACGTCGGTACGTCGACTGCTCGATCCGGAGCCAGAGGCTGGCGCAGGGGCAGGGGCAACCACATCGAGCTAGCCGCCGGGTCTCACACCAGGTTCGCTCGGGCCCATTCCTCGGCGGTCGTGGTGTTGATGCCGCGAACAGCGTTGTACGACTGGTCCTTCGGCCAGGCAACACCATTGGTGCGGGCGAACACCGCCCGGTACTTGCTCATCGTGTCGGCGGGACGCTGCCGTAGCTGGTCGGCCAGGAAGTCAGTGGTCCACAATGTTCGGGTGACCGAGGTCGCACGGACCCGGTCGACGATATCGGCGAGTTCGCGGTAGCTGATGGTGTCGCCGGCGAGATAGACGACGGTGTCGCGAATGCGAGGTTCGGCGAAGACGATGTCGGCAGTGAGTGCGCCGATGTCTTCGGGTGTGGTGAGGGTGACTCGGTTGTCCCAGCTTCCCAGCGCACGCACGGTATCGGCAGGCAGATCCACGACGCCGAACTCGGGTTCGAACAGGAAGCTGGTGAACATGCCGGTGGAGACGATGACCCACTCCGTGGTGTCCTGGTTGCGCAACAGATCGCGTACGTCGAGTTGCTCATCGAACAGCGCCTGCGCGCTACCGCGGCCTATTTCGTCGTAGTCGACGCCGAATTGCCATGGGAAGAATCGCGATACGCCGGCCGTGAGGGCCGATTGCGCGAGTTTGCGCTGTGTGCCCGGTCCGGCCGCGAAACCAACACAACTGATGACCGTGTGGTGGCGCCCCATTATGGCCGCAAGCTCGGCCACCGACGCCGTCGCGACGTCGGCATGTTCGATGGTGACACCCGCCTCGGTCAGCTCCTTGCTGCGCGCATCGCCTTTCGCATCGGCATCCGCCGGTGGCCGCAACAGCACCGCGATTTTTGCGGCACCTGGATGACCTGCGACATGACGGGTGAGAGCGGACAACACACTGGCGCCGAGCTCTCCTGCCCCGATGACGAGAATGCTCGGGCTGTCCGCCGGTGGTGGTGTTGCGGGCACCGCGGCCTCCGTTTCCTTGGTGATGCGTCAACAAGGTCTGCAACCGCCAGATCGGCGACATTCATCCCGCTGCTTAGGAGTTCAGATAGGTGACGACCGCGAGCACACGGCGGTGATGGGCCGTCGACGGCGGCAGATCGAGCTTGGTGAAGATGCTGCCGATATGTTTCTCCACGGCGCGTTCAGAGACCGAGAGGTGTTCGGCCAGGGCGCTGTTCGAGTGCCCCTCGGCCATCAGGGCGAGAACCTCGCGTTCGCGCGGCGTCAGCCGGGCCAGTGCATCGCCGCTGCGGCGGGTACCCATCAATTGGCGCACCACTTCGGGATCGAGCGCGGTGCCCCCGGCCGCCACACGCCGCACCGCGGCGTCGAACTCACCGATGTCGGCCACGCGGTCCTTCAGCAGATAGCCGACCCCTTCCGGGTTGCCGGCCAAAAGCTCAGCGGCATAGCGGGTTTCCACCCACTGCGAGAACACCAGGACACCGACATCGGGGTGCGAGCGCCGCAACGAGACCGCCTCGACAAGTCCCTCGTCGGTGAAGGTGGGCGGCATGCGGATATCGATGACGAACACTTCCGGCCGCAGCGTCTCGGCGATCTCCCGTATCTGGTCGGCCATGCCCACCTTGGCCACGACGTCGTGCCCACGCTCGACGAGCAACTGAGTCAGACCGTCACGCAGGATCGCGTTGTCCTCGGCGATCGCCAACCGGGTCATCGTTGCGTTCCCGACGGAACGACGACGGTGATCGTGGTGGGCCCACCGGCCGGACTGTCGATGTCGAGACGCCCGTCGACCATCCGCAATCGATCGGCCAGCCCCGTCAACCCCGAGCCGTTGGCCGGCTGCACGCCACCGGAACCGTTGTCCACCACAGTGATCCGCAGCCCATCGGCATCGCCGTGCAGCCGCACCGTGGCTTGAGTAGCGCCGGAGTGCCGGGACACGTTGGCCAACAACTCCGCCACGCAGAAGTACGCCAGCGTCTCCACACCCAGCGAGGGACGCACGGTGACCTCACCGACCAGTTCGACCGGAATCGGGTTGCGCGCCACCAATGTCTGCACCGCCGGCACGAGGCCGAGATCTAATGCGGGCGGACGGATTCCGCGGACCAGATCACGCAACTCGGCCAGGGTGTCCTTGGTGTTGGCCAGTGCGTCGGAGACCAGTTGCCGGGCGGGCCCGGCTTTGTCGGGGTCGGCCAGTTGTTCCTCGGCCCGCGCCAGCGTCATCGCCACCGCGATGAGCCTGGCTTGGGTTCCGTCATGCAGGTCCCGCTCGACGCGGCGCAGGGTCGCTGCCGAATCGTCGACCACATCGGCCCGAGCCTGCTCCAGTTCGCCGACCCGCCGTTCACGGCCGGTCGGCGCCAGCAGTGCGCCGGCCAACCACACATGGGCACGCCCGAGTCCGAGCATGACCCATGCCAACAGATACAGCGCGAGCAGTCCACCCGCCGACAGCAGCAGGTAGGTGCCCAGCGAGTCCACGGGTTCACCGAAGCTGACGATCGCTTCCCCCGTGACCGCCCAGATCACCGGGGAGACCACCAGGACCGCCGACATCGCGACTCCCAGCACCACCCCGTAACCGAGCGGTGTCATCACGACGCTCTGCAGGAGAAGGAATCCCAGGCTGCGCCAACCGACACCGTCTGTCAGCGCGGCGGCCACGGTGTGGGGCCAACTCGCCTGCCGGGTAAAGGGTGCCGGTGGGTCGATCGCGACGCCGACCAGCCGGGCCAGGGCCCGGTACAGCGCGTTCCACCGTCGACCCGACAGCACCACGAGCGCCAGCAGCGGTATGCCGACCAGGGTCACGAGCAACAGCCCCGAGGTCAGGCCGGTCACGAAGAGGTAGACGACACCGACCAGAGCGAGAACGCTCACCAGCAGGAAATAGAGATAGCCCCGGCAGGCCGCCGCGGTGAACGGAGTGCGCAACGTCGCGCGCCGGTCCTGGGATGTCGAGGTGGGTGCGATAGCGGTGGTGGTCACGCTCATCATCGTTGCCGGACCCGTCGGCACCGGGCGATGGTGCTGTCCGGCCAATTGACGGTGTGGCTGGCCACACCGTCAGCTGTCGAGGGAGCGCAGCAGTGTCCTGGTGCGAGCCCTGGTTTCAGGTGACGCGTCGAACACCACCCCGACATATTCGTCGACGCCGACGGCTCCGAGGGACCGGATACGTTCTGCCACAGTGCTTTCGTCGCCGATGATCGCGGCATCCTCGGGGCCGGCATATCCCTCCCTGTCGAGCATGGCCCGATAGGACGGCAGGTGCCCGTACATCGCGAACTGCTTGGCGGCCTGGGCACGGGCGCCGTCGACGTCATCGGTGACACTGACCGGAAGCGCGGCGACGACGCGGACCGGGCGGTCCCCGGCGGCCTCCCGCAGCGTCGGGGCGACATGCTCGGCCAGCGTGGTCGGGCCGGTCATCCAGGTGACGGTGCCGGCGGTGCGTCGGCCGGCGAGCTTGAGCAGCTGCGGGCCCAGCGCGGCGATGTACACATCAGGGGCCGACGCACCCGGGATCTGGAGTGCGCCGCGGGTGGTGACCGTCTCCCCCGGCGCGTCAGCGGGCTCGCCGGCCAGCAGCGGCTGCAGGCCGTCCAGATATTCCCGCAGGCGGCGGACCGGCTTGTCCCACGGGATGCCCCACATGCCCTCGGTCACCGCCGCGTGCGTCATACCGAGGCCGAGCAGGAACCGGCCGCCACTGATCAGGCTGAGCGTGAGCGCGCGCTGCGCCAGCAGCATCGGGTGCTGGTTCTGAATCGGGATGACACCGGTTCCCACCTCGATCCCGTCGACCTCACGGAACGCCACCGCCAGCACGGTCAGCAGATCCGGCTCGTAGGGCATCTGCGTCATCCAGACCCGCCGGAATCCCTCGTCGCGCAGTTGCGCAAGGTTCTCAACGGTGGCGTCGATCGGAGAGCGGCCGCCGGTTTCACTCAGTGAGGCGATGAGGCTGATCTGCATGCCACCACGCTATGCGGAGCGCGGGCCGCCCGAAACCAGAAGTGGCGGGCAATCAGACAAAAAGGGCGGGTTCGGGAGGACACTTGGGGGCGTTCCAATTCGTCTCACGCAGCCGGTCTTTCACCCCTGTACCGACTCTTTGGATCAGTCACTCCCGAACCCGTCGTAGGCTCGATCGTACGCCTCGGGTACCCCTCAAACCAGAGAAAAGTACGGCCGAATTTGCCGAGAATTTAGAAGCTGGGTCGCCCCGTGTTGCCGTCGGGTCGGGGGGTCAGACGGCAACACGGAGCTACCCGTGTATCGACCTCTATGCCGCCGCCGTTACACATCCCCAAAAGAAACTTTTCGGATGTTTTCGCGGCAGGCATTTGTAGAGGTCATGCCTCCAAGATGGCGGCGACACCCTGCCCACCGGCCGCACAGATCGAGATCAGGCCGCGCACCGGCTGACCCGTTACCTTCTTCTTGTGCGCCAGTTGCTTGGCCAGCTGCGCCACGATCCGGCCGCCGGTGGCCGCGAACGGATGGCCCGCGGCCAGGGAGGAACCGTTGACGTTGAGCTTGGCGCGGTCGATGGAGCCGAGCGCTTTGTCCAGGCCCAGGCGCTCTTTGCAGTACTCGTCGGATTCCCAGGCCGACAGGGTGGCCAGCACCACCGAGGCGAACGCCTCGTGGATCTCGTAGAAATCGAAATCCTGCAGGGTCAGCCCGTTGCGGGCCAGCAGCCTCGGCACTGCGTACGTCGGGGCCATCAGCAGGCCGTCGGGCCCGTTGACGTAATCGACGGCGGCGGTCTCCGAGTCGACGAAATAGGCCAGCGGCTCGTGGCCGTGCGCGGCAGCCCAGTCCTCGCTGGCCAGCAGCGCCACCGAGGCGCCGTCGGTCAGCGGGGTCGAGTTACCCGCGGTCATGGTCGCGTCGCCGGCCTTGACGCCGAACACCGGCTTGAGCTTGGCCAGCTTCTCCGGCGAGGAATCCGCGCGCAGATTGTTGTCGCGGTACAGGCCGAGGAACGGCGTCACCAGGTCGTCGAAGAAGCCGCTGTCATAGGCGGCGGCCATGTTGCGGTGGCTGGCGGCAGCCAGTTCGTCCTGGTCGACGCGCTTGACGCCCATCTTCTTGGCGGTGACGGCGGCGTGCTCGCCCATCGACATGCCGGTGCGGGGCTCGCTGTTCACCGGGATCTCCACACCGAGGGCGGCCGGCAGCTTGCCGACCAGCTTGAGCCGGTCCAGGTTGGACTTGGACCGCCGCAGGCCGAGCAGCACCTGCCGCAGGTCGTTGCCGAAGGCGATCGGCGCGTCCGAGGCGGTATCCACACCGCCCGCCGCCGCCGATTCGTACTGGCCCAGCGCGATCGCGTTGGCGGCCGCGGTGGCGGCCTGCAGACCGGTACCGCAGGCCTGCTGGATGTCGTACGCCGGCGTGTAAGGCGACAATGCGCTGCCCAGCACGCATTCACGCATGAGGTTGAAGTCGCGGCTGTGCTTGAGCACCGCCCCACCGATCACCGCGCCGAGGCGTTCACCGGCCAGATCGAAACGCTCGATCAGCCCGTCCAGGGCGGCGGTGAACATGTCCTGGTTGGAGGCGTTGGCATACGCGCCGTCGGACCGTGCGAACGGAATCCTGTTGCCACCCAATACGGCAACGCGGCGCCGGGTCGTGTTGTTGGCCATCTGTTTGCCCTCCACTGTCGGGTTGTCCGGGGCCATATTACCCACTGTTCTTACTCTGGAGTAAGTTCGGTGTTGACAACGCAGTACTGCGAAGCGAAAGGCAGCTGAAGTGGCTTCCGATCTGTTCTCCCAAGTGGTCAACTCCGGGCCGGGATCGTTCCTGGCCAAGCAGCTGGGCGTGCCGCAGCCCGAGACTCTGCGCCGCTATCGCCCCGGTCAGCCCCCGCTGGCCGGCTCCCTGCTGATCGGCGGTGAGGGCCGTGTCGTCGAGCCCCTGCGCGCCGCGCTGGCCGACGACTACGACGTCGTGTCCAACAACATCGGCGGCCGCTGGGCCGATTCGTTCGGTGGCGTGGTGCTCGATGCCACCAGCATCGCCGACGCCGCCGGGCTCAAGGAGCTCTACCAGTTCTTCACGCCGGTGCTGCGCAACCTCGCCTCGTGCGCCCGCGTGGTCGTCATCGGCACCACCCCGGACCAGGCCGGCAGCGTGCACGCCCAGATCGCGCAACGCGCCCTGGAGGGCTTCACCCGCTCACTCGGCAAGGAACTGCAGCGCGGCGCCACCGCGTCGCTGGTGTACCTGGCTGCCGACGCCAAGCCCGCTGTGACCGGCCTGGAGTCCACCCTTCGGTTCATCCTGTCGGCCAAGTCGGCCTACGTCGACGGGCAGGTGTACCGCGTGGGCGCCGCCGACTCGACCCCGCCGGCCGACTGGGACAAGCCGCTGGCCGGCAAGGTGGCCGTGGTGACCGGTGCGGCCCGCGGCATCGGCGCGACCATCGCCGAGGTGTTCGCGCGTGACGGCGCAACCGTGGTCGCGGTGGACGTTCCCCAGGCCGCCGAGGATCTGGGCAAGGTCGCCGAGAAGGTCGGCGGCAGTGCCCTGACGCTGGACGTCACCGCCGACGATGCCGTCGAGCAGATCGTCGCGCATGTCACCGCTCAGCACGGCGGCAAGGTCGATGTGCTGGTGAACAACGCCGGCATCACCCGCGACAAGCTGCTGGCCAACATGGACGAGAGCCGCTGGGACTCCGTGATCGCGGTGAACCTGCTTGCTCCGCAGCGCCTCACCGAGGGCCTGGTCGCCAGCGGCACGCTCGGCGAAGGCGGCCGGGTGATCGGACTGTCCTCGATGGCCGGCATCGCCGGTAACCGCGGGCAGACCAACTACGCCGCCACCAAGGCCGGCATGATCGGGCTGACCGAGGCCTTGGCACCGGTGCTCGCCGAGAAGGGCATCACGATCAACGCCGTGGCCCCCGGCTTCATCGAGACCAAGATGACCGACGCCATCCCGCTGGCCACCCGCGAGGTGGGCCGCCGGCTGAACTCGCTGTTCCAGGGCGGCAAGCCCGTGGACGTGGCCGAGTTGATCGCCTACTTCGCCAGCCCCGCATCGAATGCCGTCACCGGCAACACCATCCGGGTCTGCGGCCAGGCCATGCTGGGGGCGTGAGTACGTGAACAACATGCTGCGCGCCGTCGTCGGCGCCCTGCCGTTCATCCCGCGCGACGACACGCTGCCGGCTCGCACCGTCACGGTCGACAACCTACCCATCGACCCGGCCAACGTCGCGGCCTATGCACAGGTGACCGGGCTGCGATTCGGCGACACCCTGCCGCTGACCTACCCGTTCGCGCTGACCTTCCCGACGGTGATGTCGCTGGTCACCGGATTCGATTTTCCGTTCGCCGCAATGGGTTCGGTGCACATCGAAAACCACATCACCCAGTACCGGCCGATCAAGGTGACCGACGCCGTCAGCGCGGCCGTGCACGCGGAGAACCTGCGCGAGCACCGCAAGGGCCTGTTGGTGGACATCGTCACCGAGCTCAAGGTCGGCAACGATGTGGCGTGGCACCAGGTGACGACGTTCCTGCACCAGCAGAAGACCAGCCTGTCCGGTGAGCCCAAGCCCGAACCGCAGAAGCAGCCGAAGCTGCCGCCGCCCAACGCCGTTCTGAACATCACCGCGGGCCAGATCCGGAACTACGCGTCGATCGGCGGGGACCACAACCCCATCCACACCAATGGGGTCGCGGCCAAGCTGTTCGGCTTCCCGACCGTCATCGCGCACGGGATGTTCAGTGCCGCAGCCGTCCTGGCGAACATCGAAGGGCAGATCCCCGACGCGGTCAGGTACTCGGTGCGGTTCGCCAAGCCCGTGGTGCTGCCGGCCAAGGCCGGGCTCTACGTCGAGCGTGACGCCGACGGCTGGGAGCTGACCCTGCGGAACCTTTCGAAGGGCTACCCGCACCTGACCGCAACGGTCAGCCCGTTGCGCTGAGCCTCGAGTGTGCGTACAGATCGCACTTTCGCGCTAGATCGCGATCTGTACGCACGCTCGGCGAAACTCACGCGCTCGGGACGGCATCCCCGGAAGTCCGCCGCAGATCGGCGAATTCGGAGATCGATGCCGAGGTGACCGACGCGACCGGCCGGGCATTGGGTGCCGATGCATCAGACTTGGACACCATCACCACGTTGTCGATGTAGGGCTGGATCGTCGTGCTGTTCTGCACGGTCGACACGATCACCAACTGGAAACCGAACTTTCGGAACGCCGACAGCGCCTGCTGGGCGAACTGCGGGTCCGATTTGGAGAACGCCTCGTCGAGCATCAACTGGGCGAACAGCGGCCGGGTGTCATTGCTGTCCGGGCTGGCCAGGTTGAAGCTCAGCGCCCCGGCCAGACAGAACGCCATGAGCTTCTCCTGCTCACCACCGGAGTTGTCACCGGAGTTGCTGTAGGTCCGGATCACCTCACCGGTCTCGGCGTCGCGCTCCTCGCAATACAGCACGAACCGGTTACGCACATCCAGCGCGTCGCGGGTCCACTGCCGGTCCTCGGGTGTGTTGCCGGCCAACAACTTTCGCAGTTGCAGTATGTCGGTGTACTGCTCGAACATCGCGGTCTCATCACCGAAGCTCACCAGTGACACCCGCGCCGAGATGCGCTGCGCCTTCTCGTTCAGCTCGTCGACCGCCGCCAGGTGCCGGGTACCTGCGTGCAGGGTCAGCCGGGTGCCGCGGTTGAACTCCACCGCGCCCAGCCCGGTGTTAACCCGGGCGATCTGCTCGGTGATCCGCCGCGCCTCGTTGTCGGCGATCATGTGCAGGTTCAGGATCGCGCCCGGGGCCTGTTCGGTGATCAGGCGCTGCATGCGCTCGTAGGCGTCGGGCAGTTCCCGCTCGTCGATACGACGGCACAGCGCCACGTAGTCGTGCACCCGCTCGTCGAACACATCGCTGTCGTTCGGGATCGCGTCGGGGAACGAGCTGTCGTAGGCGGACATGATGCCGGCCAACTCGTCATGCGAGCGGTTGCGGTCCGCCCGCAGCCGGTCCCGCTCCCGGCTGATGACGCGGATCAGTTCGTTTCGGTAGGGCTCGGGTTCGAGCAACTCAAGGCTCAAGGCGATGTCGGCGGCATAGCCGTCGATCGTGTCGCGGGCATGCGACGGGAATTCGCCGGACCCGATCCGTTCGGTGAGGAGCTCACTGAGCTCAAGCAGCGCGGTGCGCCTGCGATCCAGCGTGGTCTCACGTTCGTTGAGCGAGCCGATCTGCTGGATGACCTTCTCGACGCGCTCCCAGCACTCGTCGGCCCGTTGTTGCAGCCGTTCGGCATCGGGATTGTCGGACACCAGCAGGTCGTGTTCGTCCTGCAGCCGCTCGAGCATCTCGTCGACCGAATCGGTGTCGATGTCGCTCCACTGCATGTACTGGTCGCACAGTGCCCGGCACGCCCGTTCCCGGGATTGCAGCTGGCCGCGGTGCTCGTCGAGCCGCTCGCGGGCGGTGCGCGCCACCTGGTACACATCCTGTGCAGCGGTCAGATCATCCTGCAGCGCTTCGACTTTGGCCGCGGTGCCACCGAGGAAGATGTAGTCCGAGGGCCGCAGCCGCGACCGGTCGTCCTTGATCGAGAGCCGGCCGCTGTCCTTGCGCAGACCCTGGTCGGTGACCGCACGGGACTGCTCGGTGAACTCCCCCGGCCCGTCCACACACACGTAGTCACCGACGCTTGCGATCACGTTGAGCGCCTCCACGGCACTGTCGTGTGTCGGGTCGGCGAGCTGCAGCTTGGTGGCCAGCGTGTTCGGGGGCGGCGTACGCAACTGCGAGCCGTGCTGGACGTGCTGCAACTGGATCCGCCCGCGCATGTCGTTCTCGTTGACGAAGCGCAGCGCCCGCTCCATGTAGGCATCGGGAACCAGCAGGCGTAATCCGGCCCCGCGCAACACCTTCTCGACGGCCAGCCGCCACCGCGACTCGTCCGGCTTCAGCTCCATCAGCTCGGCCACGTAGACCAGATCGCGCTCGGAGATGTCGAGCGCCCGGGCGATACGCGCCCGCATCTCGTACTCGGTCCGAGGCAGCGGCGAGCCCAGCCGCTGCACCCGCTCCAGCTCGGCCTCCACGCTCTCCCGCGCCTCACGAGCCCGGACTTCCTTGGCCGACGCCTCGACGTAAGGCTGGTTGCCGGTGAACAGTTCGCGGTGCAGCCGGTCGGCTTCCTCCATCAAAGTCTCACGCAGCGACCAGAACTCCTCGCCGTTGTCCGGCGGGGTCAGTCCAAGCGAGGTGACCTTGTCCTCGTAGGTGCTGCGCCGACGCGAGACTTCCTCGCTGATCCGCTCGGCCTCGGTCAGCCGTTGTTGCAGCGGCACCAGATCCACGGTGACGGTGTTGATCTGGGCCATCAGCGAGTTGTGCTCGTTCTTGAGCTGACGCTGCTGGGTACCGAACTCGTCGCGCTGGGCGCCGAGCTGGGTGATCTGATCGTCGAGATTGGCGATCTCCGGGCCGGCCTGGGCCAGGCGCAGGTGGTCGACGTAATCGCGGATCATGGCGTTGTCGATGGTGTCGATCACCCCGAACTTGGCCGCCTCGTCGGCGTAACGCGCCTGGACCGCGGCGATGTTGCCGAGCGTGTTGCGCTTGCGCCGGGCCACATCGAGCAGGCCGCGAGCCTCGACCAGCGGGTTTATCTGCTCCAGGGCCTCTTCCACCCCGCTGAGGCTGGCCGGCTCGTCGAGCATGAACTCCCGGACGAACTGCTCAAGACCGCCAACGCTTTTCAGCGACTTGGCCTTTCCGAGCAGCTGCTGTGCGGCCTCGGAGGCCCGGATGCCGATGCTGGAGTACAGCTGGGCCAGGTACTGGCTCTCGCTGCGGCCACCGGTCCAGCCGTCGTCGCGGAACACCGCGGCGTCATAGCCGTTGGACGCCCAGCGGTTGCACAAACCGAAGATGTCGCGGTCGTCGTCGATCAGGTAGTAGCGGCTGCCCGGATCCGAGGTCTTCTCTGCGGCCAGCCATTTGAGCACCAATCCGGTGACCGAACGCCCGGTGCGGTCGCTGTAGGTGACCGCGACGGCCGACCAGGCCGGACCCGTCCCGCGCAGGTACATGATCTGGCGGCTGGTGCCCTCGCGCCGCTCTCCCCAGGCGCCGCGGACGTACTTGTCGACGGTGCGCTTACCGGTGCCCGATCCCGCGGCGGTGGTATCGCCGGAGGCATTGAAGTTGCGGCGGTGCGACGGCAGGAAGGCCAGCGAAATCGCGTCCAGCAGCGAGGATTTGCCGCTCCCCGACGATCCCGTGATCAGTGTGCCGTGCTGGCTGAACGGGATCGAGTGATACCCGTCGAACACGCCCCAGTTGATGACCTGCAGACGCGACAGCGAGAACTGGTTGGTCGGTTCAGCCATGAGCATCCACTTCGTCGGAGAGCCGTTCGGACAGGTCGTCGATGTCGTCGTCCCCGGTGCCGGTGGCGGCCCGCTTCAACTGCTCGAACTGCTGCTGCAGTTCGGTGATCATCGAGGCCGTCATGATCGCGTTGACCACCGGGCTGATCGTGAAACTGTCCTCGTCTTCCCGGTTGCGGGAGAGCATCTCGATGTCGGTGAGCCGCTCGATCGCGTTGTCGATGCGCTTGTCGAACGAGGCGGTGTCCCGGTCGGTGTCGTTGTTCACCCCGGCGAACAGCTCGTGGATCTCGTCACGGCTGATCAGGACGTTCTCGTCGCGCGACGCGGCGCGCATGAGCTTGGCCAGGTGCAGGGCCAGGATCGAATCGTAGGTGTTGAGCGTTTCGCGGCGCAGCAGCCGGCGCCGCCACTGCGACTCGTAGTCGGCCTGCTCGACATAGGCGATGTCGTGATCGTCCGAGATGCACAGCCGCATATCGAGTTCCGACAGCCGAACGGTGAGCTCGCTACGGTACCGGGTGACCCATGACCACAGCTCCGAGTGGTTGTCCTTGCTGACGTAGCGACGCGACAACAGATGCTGCAATGCCCAGCAGGCGCGGTCGGGCAACTCACTGACGTCCCCGTCGAAGCGGGGCGCGCGGCGCTGATCGGTGGACCGTTCGACGGCGTCGATGCTCGGCAGGGCATCGAAATCGATCGTCGTATCCGGGACCGAAGAGGTGTCCGGGGTGTCGGTCATAGCATGCTCTCACTCGCAGTAGGGATCGGCTCGGTGAAAATCAGTCGGGGAATCTCGATTTCGCGGTCGGCGCCCTCCAGGGACCGGAACCGTACCCGAACGGATTCAGCACCGTCGGCGGCCGGTTGCTTGAGCGCCCAAGACCACAGCACGATCACGTGGCCCAGGTATGCCGAGTCCAGCATGCCGATCGCGTCGGGCAGCGACAACGGGCCGGCCGCCACCGCGCCGTTGACCAGGTCGGCCAACTCGGCGGCGTCCACCTGAGAGGCCAGGGCCGAGAACGCAGACAGGTTCACCTCGCCCTCTGCCGACTCGGCCTGC
This genomic window from Mycolicibacterium neworleansense contains:
- a CDS encoding DUF4194 domain-containing protein; the encoded protein is MTDTPDTSSVPDTTIDFDALPSIDAVERSTDQRRAPRFDGDVSELPDRACWALQHLLSRRYVSKDNHSELWSWVTRYRSELTVRLSELDMRLCISDDHDIAYVEQADYESQWRRRLLRRETLNTYDSILALHLAKLMRAASRDENVLISRDEIHELFAGVNNDTDRDTASFDKRIDNAIERLTDIEMLSRNREDEDSFTISPVVNAIMTASMITELQQQFEQLKRAATGTGDDDIDDLSERLSDEVDAHG
- a CDS encoding ATP-binding protein, whose translation is MAEPTNQFSLSRLQVINWGVFDGYHSIPFSQHGTLITGSSGSGKSSLLDAISLAFLPSHRRNFNASGDTTAAGSGTGKRTVDKYVRGAWGERREGTSRQIMYLRGTGPAWSAVAVTYSDRTGRSVTGLVLKWLAAEKTSDPGSRYYLIDDDRDIFGLCNRWASNGYDAAVFRDDGWTGGRSESQYLAQLYSSIGIRASEAAQQLLGKAKSLKSVGGLEQFVREFMLDEPASLSGVEEALEQINPLVEARGLLDVARRKRNTLGNIAAVQARYADEAAKFGVIDTIDNAMIRDYVDHLRLAQAGPEIANLDDQITQLGAQRDEFGTQQRQLKNEHNSLMAQINTVTVDLVPLQQRLTEAERISEEVSRRRSTYEDKVTSLGLTPPDNGEEFWSLRETLMEEADRLHRELFTGNQPYVEASAKEVRAREARESVEAELERVQRLGSPLPRTEYEMRARIARALDISERDLVYVAELMELKPDESRWRLAVEKVLRGAGLRLLVPDAYMERALRFVNENDMRGRIQLQHVQHGSQLRTPPPNTLATKLQLADPTHDSAVEALNVIASVGDYVCVDGPGEFTEQSRAVTDQGLRKDSGRLSIKDDRSRLRPSDYIFLGGTAAKVEALQDDLTAAQDVYQVARTARERLDEHRGQLQSRERACRALCDQYMQWSDIDTDSVDEMLERLQDEHDLLVSDNPDAERLQQRADECWERVEKVIQQIGSLNERETTLDRRRTALLELSELLTERIGSGEFPSHARDTIDGYAADIALSLELLEPEPYRNELIRVISRERDRLRADRNRSHDELAGIMSAYDSSFPDAIPNDSDVFDERVHDYVALCRRIDERELPDAYERMQRLITEQAPGAILNLHMIADNEARRITEQIARVNTGLGAVEFNRGTRLTLHAGTRHLAAVDELNEKAQRISARVSLVSFGDETAMFEQYTDILQLRKLLAGNTPEDRQWTRDALDVRNRFVLYCEERDAETGEVIRTYSNSGDNSGGEQEKLMAFCLAGALSFNLASPDSNDTRPLFAQLMLDEAFSKSDPQFAQQALSAFRKFGFQLVIVSTVQNSTTIQPYIDNVVMVSKSDASAPNARPVASVTSASISEFADLRRTSGDAVPSA